The following are encoded together in the Actinoplanes sp. N902-109 genome:
- a CDS encoding DUF3488 and transglutaminase-like domain-containing protein encodes MVRLVRAATVPVVLVVLLSLSGVVLGRIYADALLAELVAGAALLSVGAGVAARRLPSWCIAPLSVVLLTAYTIGALQIAADRAALAGPLPPIVADALRNGIPRLLTAMIPVEPTPDTVVVPVVAAWLAGLAAGEVALRARRVLLGLLPPTALYGAALYVVGPNAGSAGWPTLAFAGLVVLALVVSARPAAPELDGIPAGTRAAVRARSLAGAATGLVVLIGLVATVGPWVSSRVSATPADPRRYVQPPQVDSLDESPLNRISGWALAPEQKLLEVGPTGAKGTTRLRLAVLPDYDGITWRVGATYRNAGRVLPTPPELPGVPVTTVTQRITVDQLTGRLLPVLPTPAGIDGTRIAYDSSTGTVIRPESLSPGLTYTVTSDTQRPDVNLLPTADVPDGDAVARYLKIGASVPADIQRLADQLADGNGAAYDRAAAIESFLAEHYRKVADAPSGHAYPNLQYFLFGPRDRGGQVGTSEQFAASFALLARITGLPSRVVVGFDTPARGGTVTGGDAIAWPEVLFDELGWVAFDPMPKSDETPRPVEDDFTPKPSSPPPTSDPPSTPADSPSASAPPALAEPAARSHGVPAVVVASGATGSVLLLLVAAVASVLAQRRGLRRRRLTTGGPDQRITGAWLELTDALRLAGRPVPSHLSATEAAAFAATAASPPPRAPAAEAPAAAPSPATAGTEAAVRPATPPVPDAELPPLDELVAAVNTVAFAPGHADEGQASRAGDQSVAFSAALRAKRSWWRRAWWSVNPGPLRWHR; translated from the coding sequence ATGGTGAGGTTGGTGCGCGCGGCGACCGTACCGGTGGTCCTCGTGGTTCTGCTCTCGTTGTCCGGGGTGGTGCTCGGGCGGATCTATGCCGATGCGCTGCTCGCCGAGCTCGTGGCCGGCGCCGCGCTGCTGTCCGTCGGTGCGGGGGTGGCGGCCCGCCGGCTGCCCTCGTGGTGCATCGCTCCGCTGTCGGTGGTGCTGCTCACGGCGTACACGATCGGGGCTCTGCAGATCGCGGCCGATCGCGCGGCACTGGCGGGACCGCTTCCGCCGATCGTCGCGGACGCCCTGCGCAACGGGATCCCGCGGCTGCTCACCGCCATGATCCCGGTCGAGCCCACGCCGGACACGGTGGTCGTGCCGGTCGTCGCGGCCTGGCTGGCCGGGCTGGCCGCGGGTGAGGTCGCGTTGCGGGCGCGCCGGGTGCTGCTCGGGCTGCTGCCGCCCACCGCGCTGTACGGCGCCGCGCTCTATGTCGTCGGGCCGAACGCGGGCAGCGCCGGGTGGCCCACGCTCGCGTTCGCCGGGCTGGTCGTGCTCGCCCTGGTGGTCAGCGCCCGGCCCGCCGCACCCGAGCTGGACGGCATCCCGGCCGGCACCCGCGCGGCCGTGCGGGCCCGCTCGCTGGCCGGGGCGGCAACCGGCCTGGTGGTCCTGATCGGCCTGGTCGCGACGGTCGGCCCGTGGGTCAGCTCCCGGGTGTCCGCCACCCCGGCCGACCCCCGCCGGTACGTCCAACCGCCGCAGGTCGACAGCCTCGACGAGAGCCCGCTCAACCGGATCTCCGGCTGGGCGCTCGCCCCGGAGCAGAAGCTGCTGGAGGTGGGCCCGACGGGCGCGAAGGGCACGACCCGGTTGCGGCTGGCGGTGCTGCCCGACTACGACGGCATCACCTGGCGGGTCGGCGCCACCTATCGCAACGCCGGGCGGGTGCTGCCGACTCCACCCGAACTGCCCGGCGTGCCGGTCACCACGGTCACCCAGCGGATCACCGTGGACCAGCTCACCGGCCGGTTGCTCCCGGTGCTACCCACCCCGGCGGGCATCGACGGTACGAGGATCGCGTACGACTCCTCGACCGGCACCGTGATCCGCCCCGAGTCGCTGAGCCCGGGGCTGACCTACACCGTCACGTCGGACACCCAGCGGCCCGACGTCAACCTGCTGCCCACCGCCGACGTCCCGGACGGCGACGCGGTGGCGCGTTACCTGAAGATCGGCGCGAGCGTACCGGCGGACATCCAGCGCCTCGCCGATCAGCTGGCCGACGGCAACGGCGCCGCGTACGACCGGGCCGCGGCGATCGAGTCGTTCCTGGCCGAGCACTACCGCAAGGTCGCCGACGCACCCAGCGGGCACGCCTACCCCAACCTGCAGTACTTCCTGTTCGGCCCGCGTGACCGGGGCGGCCAGGTGGGCACGTCGGAGCAGTTCGCCGCGTCGTTCGCCCTGCTCGCGCGGATCACCGGCCTGCCGTCGCGGGTCGTGGTCGGCTTCGACACCCCGGCCAGGGGCGGCACGGTCACCGGCGGCGACGCGATCGCCTGGCCCGAGGTGCTCTTCGACGAGCTGGGCTGGGTGGCCTTCGACCCGATGCCCAAGAGCGACGAGACCCCGCGCCCGGTCGAGGACGACTTCACCCCCAAACCGTCCTCCCCGCCGCCGACCTCGGACCCGCCGAGCACACCCGCGGACTCCCCCAGCGCGTCAGCCCCGCCCGCCCTCGCCGAGCCGGCCGCCCGCTCCCACGGCGTCCCCGCCGTCGTGGTCGCCTCGGGGGCCACCGGCTCGGTCCTGCTCCTCCTGGTCGCCGCTGTGGCCTCGGTGCTCGCCCAACGCCGCGGCCTGCGCCGCCGACGCCTCACCACGGGTGGCCCGGACCAGCGCATCACCGGCGCCTGGCTCGAACTCACCGACGCCCTCCGCCTCGCCGGCCGCCCGGTCCCGTCGCACCTGTCCGCCACCGAAGCCGCAGCCTTCGCCGCGACGGCAGCCTCCCCGCCACCTCGGGCTCCGGCAGCCGAAGCTCCGGCGGCTGCGCCATCGCCGGCCACCGCAGGGACAGAAGCAGCCGTGCGACCCGCTACCCCACCGGTCCCCGACGCCGAGCTGCCTCCGCTCGACGAGCTGGTCGCGGCGGTGAACACGGTGGCGTTCGCGCCGGGGCACGCCGATGAAGGGCAGGCGAGCCGGGCCGGGGATCAGTCCGTCGCCTTCTCGGCGGCGTTGCGAGCCAAGCGGTCCTGGTGGCGCCGCGCCTGGTGGAGCGTCAACCCGGGTCCGTTGCGCTGGCATCGCTGA
- a CDS encoding DUF58 domain-containing protein, producing the protein MKGLRGVTGRGIGVVAAAVVLLGLGFRFGYPDLALLGAAAAVAVGTGVVFAVWRPRLGVERVAEPDRVARGEAATMTLTVHNTSRLRAANLIAADRVGATVVAVPLLRLRPGNDTTVDYPVPTSRRGVVAIGPLQITRGDPLGLLRVTRTYGGTATVWVHPRIHLLRAVPAGMARSLDGRIDKVPHGTITFDSLREYVVGDELRRVHWRSSAKVGELMVREQLDTSEPTIVVLLDDRVSAHPGRDPESFEAACEAAASIIAAAVREDLPVALHLVSGPAQGPYLDVLTEAGLSGGDLDATVRSLRQGRLGDTLVYLTGPGGRGDLGVVGGLRGTYPVVLAGVLGERTGDPVPATGGIIVIEAESGEQFAGAWDGVRGW; encoded by the coding sequence GTGAAGGGGCTTCGGGGCGTCACCGGCCGCGGGATCGGGGTTGTTGCCGCCGCGGTGGTGCTGCTCGGGCTGGGGTTCCGGTTCGGGTACCCGGATCTGGCGTTGCTCGGGGCGGCTGCGGCGGTCGCCGTCGGCACGGGGGTGGTGTTCGCGGTGTGGCGGCCCCGGCTGGGGGTCGAGCGGGTTGCCGAGCCGGACCGGGTGGCCCGGGGTGAAGCCGCGACGATGACGCTGACCGTGCACAACACGAGCCGGTTGCGGGCGGCGAATCTCATCGCTGCCGACCGGGTGGGGGCCACCGTGGTGGCTGTGCCTCTGTTGCGGTTGCGGCCGGGCAACGACACCACCGTGGACTATCCCGTGCCCACCAGCCGGCGCGGCGTCGTAGCGATCGGGCCGCTGCAGATCACCCGCGGCGATCCGCTCGGTCTGCTCAGGGTGACCCGCACCTACGGCGGCACGGCTACGGTGTGGGTGCACCCGCGCATCCACCTGTTGCGGGCGGTGCCGGCCGGGATGGCGCGCAGCCTGGACGGGCGCATCGACAAGGTGCCGCACGGCACGATCACGTTCGACTCGTTGCGGGAGTACGTCGTCGGGGACGAGCTGCGGCGGGTGCACTGGCGCAGCTCGGCGAAGGTCGGCGAGCTGATGGTGCGGGAGCAGCTGGACACCAGCGAGCCGACGATCGTGGTGCTGCTCGACGACCGGGTGAGCGCGCACCCCGGCCGCGACCCCGAGTCGTTCGAGGCGGCGTGTGAGGCGGCGGCCTCGATCATCGCTGCCGCCGTACGGGAGGATCTGCCGGTCGCCCTGCACCTGGTCTCCGGGCCCGCGCAGGGTCCGTACCTGGATGTGCTCACCGAGGCCGGGCTGTCCGGGGGCGATCTCGACGCGACCGTGCGCAGCCTGCGGCAGGGCCGGCTCGGCGACACCCTGGTGTATCTGACCGGGCCGGGCGGGCGGGGCGACCTCGGGGTGGTCGGCGGGTTGCGGGGCACGTACCCGGTGGTGCTGGCGGGCGTGCTCGGCGAGCGGACCGGCGACCCGGTACCCGCCACCGGCGGCATCATCGTGATCGAGGCCGAGTCGGGGGAGCAGTTCGCCGGCGCGTGGGACGGTGTGCGCGGATGGTGA
- a CDS encoding fibronectin type III domain-containing protein produces MACVLRGRRGGRQPVSSADSVSSADPVISADTVTPRVRRRWRSRGGLVTIGTVAALVAGLGLTVLGLGSADQAVASFDAASWAWSSGKGEVARINGVTARVDTRVDVPKARGHQVQIVQNDRFVLLRDVQTGQVSTMDLTSLQQAATFDTSSGIGVHVALNDDAAFVIDSVQGMVSQLDPATLQVVGAPLRYPPGIAGGVFDGKGKLWIALPGEGTVSAITPAPLPGDAEGSAGAGAQVAGPALVRTEAVAAASHDLAISTLDDGVAVLDRTTNVLTTVHDKTKDTVTLPLDGPGTLPEHTEGSVVPVTVPDSRKVLGVSGTTTTANFPVPGTGDGTELQPAVAYEGYFYVADEATGTVHVFDQTGRQQQNIAFEKPGGPLDLEVRENYLFINAPGSDKARVVDDAHQVRTVDKYADDVLGGDPPPTPPDPPPPPPKPRKPVATKPGAPRNVRAAAGNAEARVTWQAAPANGATVTRYVVEGAGKTWQVGADQRALDVAGLTNGETYTFAVHAVNKKGDGPARSSNAVKPTAEVPDAPTAVTAEAKPDGTVVVSWPEANGQGLKIDRYTVTAISEGGSAPVGDVTDGTSLTIKDGDLEYGKQYAFTVVAVNERGAGSKASPVSASVVPFAKPARVDSVDATTVGSQPGTIQVAWTAPAENGRPITKYLVAAGGRTTEVTDGTSATLNGFGEGETVQVEVRAVNEAGEGDPGTATAKTVAQPVITITGSSATYNSGTVTFTVNAGGGTAACSMTASGGGGSTSGSCSSLKIGSLKPSTSYTFTVTAKNAAGTVTKTKAQSTDALYGTATCNNGENGDTATYCDKDVDGRNGNEIFSVTSQDNDKQVGWAKPGTRLEAYCKKKGDNIDSYIYNHQKQSSWWIQVNYKGKNYIPFAWFNLDGGDDVNDLPTC; encoded by the coding sequence ATGGCCTGCGTCCTACGGGGTCGACGGGGAGGTAGGCAGCCTGTGAGCAGCGCAGATTCTGTGAGCAGTGCAGATCCTGTGATCAGTGCAGATACCGTGACGCCACGCGTCCGGCGCCGCTGGCGCAGCCGGGGCGGCCTGGTCACGATCGGCACCGTGGCGGCCCTGGTCGCCGGTCTCGGGCTCACCGTGCTCGGCCTCGGCTCGGCCGATCAGGCGGTCGCCAGCTTCGACGCCGCCTCCTGGGCGTGGAGCAGCGGCAAGGGCGAGGTCGCCCGGATCAACGGCGTGACCGCCCGGGTCGACACCCGCGTCGACGTGCCCAAGGCCCGCGGCCACCAGGTGCAGATCGTGCAGAACGACCGGTTCGTGCTGCTCCGCGACGTGCAGACCGGCCAGGTCAGCACGATGGACCTGACCTCTCTTCAGCAGGCAGCCACCTTCGACACCTCCTCCGGCATCGGCGTGCATGTCGCCCTCAACGACGACGCCGCGTTCGTCATCGACTCCGTGCAGGGCATGGTCAGCCAGCTCGACCCGGCCACGCTGCAGGTCGTCGGCGCACCCCTGCGCTATCCGCCGGGCATCGCCGGTGGGGTGTTCGACGGCAAGGGCAAGCTGTGGATCGCGCTGCCGGGCGAGGGCACGGTGTCCGCGATCACCCCGGCCCCGCTGCCCGGCGACGCCGAGGGCAGCGCCGGTGCCGGTGCCCAGGTCGCCGGTCCGGCCCTGGTGCGCACCGAGGCGGTCGCCGCGGCCAGCCACGACCTCGCGATCTCCACGCTCGACGACGGCGTGGCCGTGCTCGACCGCACCACCAACGTGCTGACCACGGTCCACGACAAGACCAAGGACACCGTCACGCTGCCGCTCGACGGTCCGGGCACGCTGCCCGAGCACACCGAGGGCTCGGTCGTGCCGGTCACCGTGCCCGATTCCCGCAAGGTCCTCGGCGTCTCCGGCACCACCACGACGGCCAACTTCCCGGTGCCCGGCACCGGCGACGGCACCGAGCTGCAGCCCGCGGTGGCCTACGAGGGCTACTTCTATGTCGCCGACGAGGCCACCGGCACGGTGCACGTGTTCGACCAGACCGGCCGCCAGCAGCAGAACATCGCGTTCGAGAAGCCGGGCGGCCCGCTCGACCTCGAGGTCCGCGAGAACTACCTGTTCATCAACGCGCCCGGCTCCGACAAAGCCAGGGTCGTCGACGACGCCCACCAGGTGCGCACCGTCGACAAGTACGCCGACGACGTGCTCGGTGGCGACCCGCCGCCCACCCCGCCCGACCCGCCGCCGCCCCCGCCCAAGCCCCGCAAGCCGGTCGCCACCAAGCCGGGTGCGCCGCGCAACGTGCGCGCCGCCGCCGGCAACGCCGAGGCCCGGGTCACCTGGCAGGCCGCCCCGGCCAACGGCGCCACTGTCACCCGCTACGTGGTCGAGGGCGCCGGCAAGACCTGGCAGGTGGGCGCCGACCAGCGCGCGCTGGACGTGGCCGGGCTGACCAACGGCGAGACGTACACCTTCGCCGTGCACGCGGTCAACAAAAAGGGTGACGGCCCGGCCCGCAGCAGCAACGCCGTGAAGCCGACCGCCGAGGTCCCCGACGCGCCCACCGCGGTCACCGCCGAGGCCAAGCCGGACGGCACGGTCGTGGTCAGCTGGCCCGAGGCCAACGGTCAGGGCCTGAAGATCGACCGCTACACGGTCACCGCGATCAGCGAGGGCGGCAGCGCCCCGGTCGGCGACGTCACCGACGGCACGTCGCTGACGATCAAGGACGGCGACCTCGAGTACGGCAAGCAGTACGCGTTCACCGTGGTGGCCGTCAACGAGCGCGGGGCCGGTTCCAAGGCATCCCCGGTCAGCGCCAGCGTCGTGCCGTTCGCCAAGCCCGCCCGGGTCGACAGCGTGGACGCCACCACCGTGGGCAGCCAGCCCGGCACGATCCAGGTCGCCTGGACCGCCCCGGCCGAGAACGGCCGCCCCATCACCAAGTACCTGGTCGCCGCCGGGGGCAGGACCACCGAGGTCACCGATGGCACCAGCGCCACCCTCAACGGCTTCGGCGAGGGCGAGACCGTGCAGGTCGAAGTGCGCGCGGTCAACGAGGCCGGCGAGGGCGACCCGGGCACCGCGACTGCCAAGACCGTGGCCCAGCCGGTCATCACCATCACCGGCTCGTCCGCCACCTACAACTCCGGCACGGTCACCTTCACGGTCAACGCCGGCGGTGGCACCGCGGCCTGCTCGATGACCGCGTCCGGCGGCGGGGGCAGCACCTCCGGCAGCTGCTCCAGCCTCAAGATCGGCAGCCTCAAGCCCAGCACGTCGTACACGTTCACCGTGACCGCCAAGAACGCCGCCGGCACCGTCACCAAGACCAAGGCGCAGTCGACGGACGCCCTCTACGGCACCGCGACCTGCAACAACGGCGAGAACGGCGACACCGCGACGTACTGCGACAAGGACGTCGACGGGCGTAACGGCAACGAGATCTTCAGCGTCACCTCGCAGGACAACGACAAGCAGGTCGGCTGGGCCAAGCCCGGCACCCGCCTGGAGGCGTACTGCAAGAAAAAGGGCGACAATATCGACTCGTACATCTACAACCACCAGAAGCAGTCGAGCTGGTGGATCCAGGTCAACTACAAGGGCAAGAACTACATCCCGTTCGCCTGGTTCAACCTCGACGGTGGCGACGACGTGAACGACCTGCCCACCTGCTGA
- a CDS encoding fibronectin type III domain-containing protein codes for MSQPSPLQATRRHAQALADAGEPAQARALLEHAVELGRMNLGEDDPEVLTTAHQLAVVLHRAGDAPGARRVLEEAYAAGQWRLGETDPLMLGISYELGVVAEEMENRHEARRAFGRVAAHGPGVLGPDHWMVTRARDYLGEDPPTVRMELPAPVVTPAAAPAPAPAPAPFSGAPVSFPGASFAGAPAVPPFPEVPPAPGAWAAAPAVPRETVVAAPAQPARSGFSMRAPALFAAIAAAFGVIIAVVALVVVLAKPGDKDDRSNAPTLSGPAPTDVRMRDYGSSVKLFWTDPANGRVSFIVTGGHPGEQLKSMGQVGPGTTSFDLNGLNPDLDYCFAIVAVYSATQFATSPQTCTSRDAATPKKS; via the coding sequence GTGTCCCAGCCGTCCCCACTCCAGGCCACCCGCCGGCACGCCCAGGCCCTCGCCGACGCGGGCGAGCCGGCCCAGGCCCGCGCCCTGCTCGAACACGCCGTCGAGCTGGGCCGGATGAACCTCGGCGAGGACGACCCCGAGGTGCTGACCACCGCCCACCAGCTCGCCGTCGTGCTGCACCGCGCGGGCGATGCGCCGGGTGCGCGCCGGGTGCTGGAGGAGGCGTACGCGGCCGGGCAGTGGCGGCTCGGCGAGACCGACCCGCTGATGCTGGGCATCTCGTACGAGCTGGGCGTGGTCGCCGAGGAGATGGAGAACAGGCACGAGGCGCGGCGGGCGTTCGGGCGGGTGGCGGCGCACGGGCCGGGGGTGCTGGGCCCGGACCACTGGATGGTCACCCGGGCGCGGGACTACCTGGGCGAAGACCCTCCTACGGTACGGATGGAGCTGCCGGCGCCCGTTGTCACGCCCGCGGCTGCCCCTGCCCCTGCCCCTGCTCCTGCTCCGTTCTCCGGGGCGCCTGTGTCTTTTCCCGGTGCGTCTTTCGCCGGGGCGCCTGCGGTTCCGCCGTTTCCCGAGGTGCCCCCTGCCCCCGGGGCGTGGGCGGCTGCTCCGGCCGTACCGCGGGAAACGGTCGTGGCGGCACCGGCGCAACCCGCGCGATCGGGCTTCTCGATGCGGGCGCCGGCGTTGTTCGCGGCCATCGCGGCGGCCTTCGGCGTGATCATCGCCGTGGTCGCGCTCGTGGTCGTGCTGGCCAAGCCGGGCGACAAGGACGACCGCTCGAACGCGCCAACCCTGAGCGGGCCGGCACCCACCGATGTGCGCATGCGTGATTACGGATCGTCGGTGAAACTGTTCTGGACCGATCCGGCGAACGGCCGGGTGTCGTTCATCGTCACCGGCGGGCACCCCGGCGAACAGCTCAAGTCGATGGGTCAGGTCGGGCCGGGCACCACGTCGTTCGATCTCAACGGCCTCAACCCTGACCTGGACTATTGCTTCGCGATCGTGGCTGTCTACAGCGCGACGCAGTTCGCCACGTCACCGCAGACGTGCACGAGCCGGGACGCCGCCACCCCGAAAAAATCATGA
- a CDS encoding PadR family transcriptional regulator has translation MAARQIRNTLALAVLGLLLEKPMHPYEIAATLKERNKDSSFKITTGSLYDTVAALAKHGWIEPVETLRDGNRPERTVYQHTALGHKEFLGWIDELIRTPVTEFPKFVAAVSYLGVLGPQGAADALAERAGHLEQRIADLRAVLDQTVGSGAVPRLFMIEGDYTLHAWQAELAWTRRTLSEIRDGSLAWPGAVAP, from the coding sequence GTGGCGGCGAGACAGATCAGGAACACCCTCGCGCTCGCGGTGCTGGGGTTGCTGCTGGAGAAGCCCATGCATCCGTACGAGATCGCGGCGACGTTGAAGGAACGGAACAAGGACAGCAGTTTCAAGATCACCACGGGTTCGCTGTACGACACGGTCGCGGCGCTGGCGAAGCACGGCTGGATCGAGCCGGTGGAGACACTGCGCGACGGCAACCGTCCGGAGCGAACCGTCTACCAGCACACCGCGCTGGGCCACAAGGAGTTCCTGGGCTGGATCGACGAACTCATCCGTACCCCGGTCACAGAATTCCCGAAGTTCGTCGCGGCGGTGTCCTACCTGGGCGTGCTCGGGCCGCAGGGCGCCGCCGACGCGCTGGCCGAACGGGCCGGGCATCTCGAGCAGCGCATCGCCGATCTGCGCGCGGTGCTGGACCAGACGGTCGGCTCGGGGGCGGTGCCGCGGCTGTTCATGATCGAGGGCGACTACACGCTGCACGCCTGGCAGGCCGAGCTGGCCTGGACCCGGCGCACGCTGAGCGAGATCCGCGACGGCAGCCTGGCCTGGCCGGGGGCGGTGGCGCCGTGA
- a CDS encoding FAD-dependent monooxygenase, whose amino-acid sequence MTDVLTDLTDVLIVGAGPAGLLLATELRLAGVDTVLVERSATRPGFCRGYNLNARALDLLSRRGLAERFIAEGWQVPHAAFGGLPVTLSLAGTHTDHPFSLGIPQTRVEEVLEQHALHLGTDLRRGHDLRTLHQDADGVTATVAAADGEYRIRARYLVGCDGGRSTVRKQAGIAFPGTAATRVVLLADVECDLPYGVTDGVMVIPRPGYSRVLVADEDRAAPLTLELVQTAVDKALGRHVELRNPRWLTRFGDAVRQAAEYVHGRVVLAGDAAHIHPPAGAIGVNVALDDAFNLGWKLAATVHGTAPDGLLASYHTERHAAGVQLLASTQAQALLGDGDGGPLRDLMTRVAHHPAGNKAFAEVITGLDTRYPTAAGGNHPWLGLLAPDLALTTSTGPTTLATLLGPGRSVLLDLDGGLRRGLRAGCPDHPGLSGLLVRPDGHVAWIGTTGTDGLDAALDRLPTQAF is encoded by the coding sequence GTGACCGACGTACTGACCGACCTGACCGACGTACTGATCGTGGGTGCCGGTCCGGCCGGACTGCTGCTGGCCACCGAGCTGCGGCTGGCCGGTGTGGACACCGTCCTCGTCGAACGCAGCGCGACCCGGCCGGGCTTCTGCCGCGGCTACAACCTCAACGCCCGCGCGCTGGACCTGCTGAGCCGGCGCGGGCTGGCCGAGCGGTTCATCGCCGAGGGCTGGCAGGTGCCGCACGCCGCCTTCGGTGGGCTGCCGGTGACGCTGAGCCTGGCCGGTACGCACACCGACCACCCGTTCAGCCTCGGCATCCCGCAGACCAGGGTGGAGGAGGTGCTCGAACAGCACGCGCTGCACCTCGGCACCGATCTGCGCCGCGGCCACGACCTGCGCACCCTGCACCAGGACGCCGACGGGGTGACCGCGACCGTGGCCGCCGCCGACGGGGAGTACCGGATCCGGGCGCGCTACCTCGTCGGCTGCGACGGCGGCCGCAGCACGGTTCGCAAGCAGGCCGGGATCGCCTTCCCCGGCACCGCAGCCACCCGGGTCGTGCTGCTCGCCGATGTGGAGTGCGACCTGCCGTACGGCGTGACCGACGGGGTGATGGTCATCCCGCGGCCGGGGTACTCGCGGGTGCTGGTGGCCGACGAGGACAGAGCCGCACCGCTGACGCTGGAGCTGGTGCAGACGGCCGTGGACAAGGCACTCGGCCGGCACGTCGAGCTGCGCAACCCGCGCTGGCTCACCCGGTTCGGCGACGCCGTGCGGCAGGCCGCCGAGTACGTGCACGGCCGGGTGGTCCTCGCCGGGGACGCCGCGCACATCCACCCGCCGGCCGGTGCGATCGGCGTGAACGTCGCCCTGGACGATGCGTTCAATCTGGGGTGGAAACTCGCCGCGACGGTGCACGGCACCGCGCCGGACGGGCTGCTCGCCAGCTACCACACCGAGCGGCACGCGGCCGGGGTGCAGTTGCTCGCCAGCACCCAGGCGCAGGCGCTGCTCGGCGATGGCGATGGCGGGCCGTTGCGCGACCTGATGACCCGGGTCGCCCATCACCCGGCCGGCAACAAGGCCTTCGCCGAGGTCATCACCGGACTGGACACCCGCTATCCGACCGCGGCCGGGGGCAACCACCCCTGGCTCGGGCTGCTCGCACCCGACCTCGCGCTCACCACCAGCACCGGGCCGACGACGCTGGCCACCCTGCTCGGACCCGGTCGCAGCGTCCTGCTGGACCTGGACGGCGGGCTGCGCCGCGGGCTGCGGGCGGGTTGCCCGGATCACCCCGGACTGAGCGGACTCCTGGTGCGCCCGGACGGGCACGTCGCCTGGATCGGCACCACCGGCACCGACGGTCTCGACGCAGCACTTGACCGGTTGCCGACGCAGGCATTCTGA
- a CDS encoding lamin tail domain-containing protein has protein sequence MTYTMLHGHFVIRYPDRPRQGPEPDGDTVKFQPDTPGLVEGLPRPSGTPPDLSARGISVRLEAIDALETHFAETHQELAGANAARDELLRLLGFTGVEFFADLPNKVSAADQDSVPGAVLSNGIDANGRMIGFLHRGTATSANGATVFLDEGGVDATVNVQLLRAGLVYPAFYATLPGDLRTHLARISRTAREQGIGLWPRSTADPTGAATVTGLADLQELVLWPKLFRRLVPYLATGAPDLDGLDAWLRSDPVNRDDALFLLNRLETGNLHDVIETDGRRIRLTCWPEDFIIEPDPPQRGAPTMPKPATGDVVIVAVLPDPVGADRGRECVTLLNTTAATVDLTGWSLRDRNGGVRRLDGVLEGGSVVQVAAMNLGNRGGAVTLADALGSVIDRVEYKAGQVKEGRTVVFGR, from the coding sequence ATGACCTACACCATGCTGCACGGACACTTCGTCATCCGCTATCCCGACCGGCCGCGGCAGGGCCCCGAACCGGACGGCGACACCGTCAAGTTCCAGCCCGACACGCCGGGGCTGGTCGAGGGCCTGCCCCGGCCGTCGGGCACCCCGCCGGACCTGAGTGCCCGCGGGATCTCGGTACGGCTGGAGGCCATCGACGCGCTGGAGACCCACTTCGCCGAGACGCACCAGGAGCTGGCCGGGGCGAACGCCGCCCGCGACGAGTTGTTGCGGCTGCTGGGTTTCACCGGCGTGGAGTTCTTCGCCGACCTGCCCAACAAGGTGTCCGCCGCCGACCAGGACAGCGTGCCGGGGGCGGTGCTGTCCAACGGCATCGACGCCAACGGCCGGATGATCGGCTTCCTGCACCGGGGCACGGCGACCTCGGCCAACGGTGCCACCGTGTTCCTCGACGAGGGCGGGGTGGATGCGACGGTCAACGTCCAGCTGCTGCGGGCCGGGCTGGTGTATCCGGCTTTCTATGCCACGTTGCCGGGGGATCTGCGTACCCATCTGGCCCGGATCTCCCGGACGGCGCGCGAGCAGGGCATCGGGTTGTGGCCCCGCTCGACGGCCGACCCGACCGGCGCGGCCACCGTGACCGGCCTCGCGGACCTGCAGGAGCTGGTGCTCTGGCCCAAGCTCTTCCGGCGGTTGGTGCCCTATCTGGCCACCGGCGCGCCCGACCTCGACGGGCTGGACGCCTGGCTGCGCTCCGACCCGGTCAACCGCGACGACGCGCTGTTCCTGCTGAACCGGCTGGAAACCGGCAACCTGCACGACGTCATCGAGACCGATGGCCGGCGGATCCGGCTGACCTGCTGGCCCGAGGACTTCATCATCGAGCCCGACCCGCCGCAACGCGGCGCGCCCACCATGCCCAAGCCGGCGACCGGCGACGTGGTGATCGTGGCGGTGCTGCCCGACCCGGTGGGTGCCGACCGGGGCCGGGAGTGCGTGACCCTGCTCAACACCACGGCCGCGACCGTCGACCTGACCGGCTGGAGCCTGCGCGACCGCAACGGCGGGGTGCGCCGGCTCGACGGTGTCCTCGAAGGCGGGTCGGTGGTCCAGGTGGCCGCGATGAACCTGGGCAACCGGGGCGGGGCGGTCACCCTGGCCGACGCGCTGGGCTCGGTCATCGACCGGGTCGAGTACAAGGCCGGCCAGGTCAAGGAGGGACGCACGGTGGTGTTCGGGCGCTGA